The following is a genomic window from Flavobacterium sp..
TATAGTTTCCCGCCCAACAGGCGATAAAAAGCTAAACGAAAAGGCAACACTTTATGTTGTAGATTCAAATTTTAAAATTGTAAAAAGCAAAGAATATGAATTTGGATTTACTACAAAACAATCGTTTGATATTAAAATTCACATAACAAATAATGGCAATATAGCGCTAGTAAGAGAACTTGATTTACCCAAAATAAAGCCTTATAAATCACTTTTTTATTGGGATACAAAAACAGAAAATATTGCAGAGCACAATTTAAAACAAGATTTAGACTTTCAAGTTTCTCAATTCAAATGGAAAGAATCTGAAAACGGAAGCTATTTTATTGCAGGTGTTAGCGACGGAAAAAGAAAAGTAACCATTGATTTAGGAGGAGCCTTGCCTGAAGGAAATCCGGTTAATGAATTACTATTAATGCATTTTGATGCAACAGGCAAAATCACCCTAAACATAAAAACGACTTTAGAAAAACAAAATAATTTAAATTTTGAAAAAGTAATTCTAAAAGACAATAAATTGTGGTTACTTTGCAATGAAATGTATACTGGATCTAAAAGATTACCTGCTCCTGACCCATCAAAACCGTTAGAAAGACCCATAGAATACTCATATGTTTCAACAGGCTATGGCATAATCAAACTTGATGCTTCAACAGGAAAAATCGATTGGTTTACCCGAATAAACAACCTTGAACCTAGAACCATTAATGATAATGGAGATCATTTAAAATACTTGTATTTCTTTAGAAACAATCAATTGGTTTTGATTTATAACGATTCTAGAGATATTAATCCAAATTCCAAGTATTTTGTTCGCAATAGTCGTTTTGCTGTAACAAGTATCATTAACAATGAAGGAGAAATTGTAAGCACAAAAGATATTCCAAATTCTGGTGTGGGTAAAACATATAACTTTTGTTATGAATTAGATTTATCCTTTGCTTTACCTGTAGATGAGAACAATTTCATTGTGCGCTCTCGTTGTGGAAATTCTGCACGATATGGTTATTTAAAATTTTAGTTTAAAATATTTTTTTAGAGAAATATTAAACTTTTTTATATTTACATAGTCTTATATAGACAAAACATAAATACACAAATAAATTATGAAAAAACTTATTTTAGTTATAGCACTTACATTAAGTAGCTTAACATTTGCTCAAAGTAGAAAATCTATCGAAATGACACCAGAACAAGTAGCGGAGCTTCAAACCAAAAAAATGACACTTGATTTAGATTTGACCGCAAATCAGCAAAAAGAAGTAAAGGCACTATTGTTAGAAGAAGCTAAAAAAAGAGAGGCTATTAAAACGGAGATGAAAGCAAGAAAAGCTGAAGACAAAAAAGTTACATCAGACGAAAAATACAAAAAACAAATTGAAGCTTTAGATAATCAAATTGAATTAAAATCTAAAATGAAAAAAGTTTTAAACCCAGAACAAATGAAAAAATGGGAAGAAAAACAAAATTATCGCAAAGAAATGATTGGAAAAGCAAAAAGAAAAGCGAAAGAAAACAAAGAATAATTCTGAAAATATAGCCTTTTTTTTGTTTTTATTCTAAAAATAATTTAGATTTGACAAACTAAAAATAAATTTTACACAAATTATGAAAAAAATAATCATTGCATTTGTATTGTTTATTGGCTTTTCTTATTTAGCTAATGCACAAGAAGTTAACAAAGGAAAGTCTTCTACAACCCAAATTGTAAAAAAAGAAGTTGATTTTAACGATTTAGCCAAAAAAGAAACATATAAATTGGTTGAATTACTGCAATTAGACCAACAAATGGCTAAAGACTTAAATGGATTGTTTTTATATAAACACAATCAATTGAATTTAGCTAAAAATGAAAATGAAAAAAAGCAAATTAGTGAACAAATTGAAGCTAAATTAAGAGCTACTTTTACTACAGCACAAATGGAAAAGATTACTAGTCAATCTGATTTACTTTACAAATTAACACATTAAAATAAGTCCCGATTTTATCGGGACTTATTTTTTATAATTCTTTTGCAACCTCTTTAATTGCATTAATTGTGAAATCCAAATCTTCATAAGTTAAAGCATCTGTTATAAACCATGTTTCATATGCAGATGGAGCAATATAAACCCCTCGTTTTAACAATCCGTGAAAAAACTTCTTAAAGGTTTCATTATCACCATTTTTTGCCGTTGAAAAATCATAAACTGGATTGGCATCAAAATGAACTGAAATCATAGAACCAACTCTATTAACTGTAAAAGCAATCCCTTCTTGTGTTAGCGCATTTTGAATTCCATTTTCTAAATAAGCTGTTTTTTCTTCCAAGCGATTAAAAATTTCAGAATCTGAATTCAGTGCTTTTAACATTTCTAATCCTGCAGCCATAGCCAAAGGATTACCTGATAAGGTTCCTGCTTGATAAACAGGCCCTAGTGGGGCTAAATAATTCATAATTTCTTCTCGAGCTGCAAATGCCCCAACAGGCAAACCACCTCCAATTACTTTTCCAAAACAAACAATATCAGCCTGAATTCCATATAATTCTTGAGCACCACCTTTAGACAATCGAAATCCCGTCATTACTTCGTCAAAAATTAACAATGCCCCTTGTTCTACACAAACTGCCTTCAAGGCTTCTAAAAAGCCCTTTTTTGGAGGAATACAACCCATGTTTCCTGCTACTGGCTCAATAATAATTGCTGCAATTTCATTTTTATTAGCTTCAAATAAAGACCTAACATTTTCAATATCATTATAAGCAGCTAAGAGTGTGTCTTTTGCTGTACCTTGAGTTACTCCTGGACTATTTGGAACTCCAAAAGTACTTAGTCCGCTTCCAGCTGCAATTAAAAACGAATCAGAATGTCCATGATAACAACCTGAAAATTTTATAATTTTATCACGCTTGGTATAACCTCTAGCCAATCGTATCGCACTCATACAAGCTTCAGTCCCAGAATTTACAAATCTAATTTTATCTATATTTGGCACCATTGCAACTGCTAATTGAGCAATTTGAGTTTCTAACTCAGTTGGCATCCCAAATGAAGTCCCTTTTTTTGCTTTTTCTATAACAGCATTAACAACAGGTTCATAGGCATGACCTAAAATCATTGGACCCCAAGAATTAATATAATCAATTAATTTATTTCCATCCACATCATACAAATAAGCACCTTTTGCTTCTTTTACGAAAATTGGTGTTCCTCCTACCCCTTTAAAAGCTCTTACTGGAGAATTTACTCCCCCTGGTATTACTTTATTTGCTTCTACAAATAATTCGCTACTTCTTTTATACAACATTATTTAATTTTTATTTGTTGCCCAATTGCAATTGCAACATCAGACATATTATTTAATTTCATCAAATCCTCTACGGTGAGATTAAATTTTCTTGAAAGAGAAAATAATGTATCTCCTTTTTGAATCGTATAAAAATCACTATTTTTAATTGCAACAATATCTTTTTTAATTGGGACAAATTCTCTATTTAAAACCTCATTATCAAAACTATACAATTCAAAACGTTCTATTAATCCTATCAACTTGTCTGGATATTTTACATCTGTTGCATAACCTGCAGCTTTAAGCCCCTTTGCCCAAGATTCATAATCTCCTTTATCTAATTTAAATAAATTCGAATAACGAGGTCTTGAAGTTAAAAATAAAGAATGATCTCTATACGATTCTGACGGATGTTGATACTTTCTAAAACATTCCTGCTCTGCATCATCATCATGACGTACACTCTCTCCTGTCCAACCAGTGTGACATTTTATTCCAAAATGATTATTAGCGGTTTGTGCTAATTTCCCTTTTCCTGCCCCTGATTCTAAAATTCCTTGAGCTAAAGTAATACTTGCTGGAATTCCGTAATTTTTCATGTTATTTTGAGCAATTTCTTTAAAATTTTCTACATATAATTTAATTTCTTCAGTGTAGGTTTTAACATTAGAAGTTGCATCTAAACTAACCTCCGAATTGGTTATAGCCTTAGTAACTGAAGAGGAATTTGTAACAGTAGGCTTTGTAACTGTTTTAGGTTGTGTAACCGTCTTTTTATTAGTTATAACTTTAGTTTTTGATGTTGTTCTAACCACTGGTCGAGAACTTGAACAACTCACTACTAAAAGAGTTAAAAAGAAAAGAGTTACTTTAGTTTTCATATTTGATAATATGCTTATTTGCGATCCTAAATGACACATCTTTTGTATTGATATTAGCCTAAATAATTTATTTATTAATAAAAATTTCATCGTACTTTAAAATTTCTTTGTTCTTGTTTTTTAATACAAAATTCATGCCTTTAATCCCTTGTAAACCACCCGTATGAATCATTAATATTTTTGAATTTGGTTGAAAATAATCTTTCTTAATCATATCTAAAACCCCAAAAACCATTTTACCAGTATACACAGGATCTAATTGAATATTTGTTTGATTATAAAATGAATTTAAAAAAAAAATCAACTCATCTGTTACTTTTCCATAACCTCCAAAATGATATTCATCATTAACATTCCAATTGGTTTTGGATACAAAATTACGAATAACCTCTGACAAAAAAGCACCTTTTAATGAAGAAAATCCGATTAACTGCTGCTTGTTAATTGATGAATTAATCAAACCTGAAAAAGTTCCTCCAGTTCCTATAGCACAAGTAATATGAGTGAAAAAATCTTTGTCATCAGCTGTAATAATTTCTTCACAACCTTTTATTGCAAGTTCATTAGTGCCTCCTTCAGG
Proteins encoded in this region:
- the hemL gene encoding glutamate-1-semialdehyde 2,1-aminomutase is translated as MLYKRSSELFVEANKVIPGGVNSPVRAFKGVGGTPIFVKEAKGAYLYDVDGNKLIDYINSWGPMILGHAYEPVVNAVIEKAKKGTSFGMPTELETQIAQLAVAMVPNIDKIRFVNSGTEACMSAIRLARGYTKRDKIIKFSGCYHGHSDSFLIAAGSGLSTFGVPNSPGVTQGTAKDTLLAAYNDIENVRSLFEANKNEIAAIIIEPVAGNMGCIPPKKGFLEALKAVCVEQGALLIFDEVMTGFRLSKGGAQELYGIQADIVCFGKVIGGGLPVGAFAAREEIMNYLAPLGPVYQAGTLSGNPLAMAAGLEMLKALNSDSEIFNRLEEKTAYLENGIQNALTQEGIAFTVNRVGSMISVHFDANPVYDFSTAKNGDNETFKKFFHGLLKRGVYIAPSAYETWFITDALTYEDLDFTINAIKEVAKEL
- a CDS encoding glucosaminidase domain-containing protein, which translates into the protein MKTKVTLFFLTLLVVSCSSSRPVVRTTSKTKVITNKKTVTQPKTVTKPTVTNSSSVTKAITNSEVSLDATSNVKTYTEEIKLYVENFKEIAQNNMKNYGIPASITLAQGILESGAGKGKLAQTANNHFGIKCHTGWTGESVRHDDDAEQECFRKYQHPSESYRDHSLFLTSRPRYSNLFKLDKGDYESWAKGLKAAGYATDVKYPDKLIGLIERFELYSFDNEVLNREFVPIKKDIVAIKNSDFYTIQKGDTLFSLSRKFNLTVEDLMKLNNMSDVAIAIGQQIKIK
- a CDS encoding 1-aminocyclopropane-1-carboxylate deaminase/D-cysteine desulfhydrase — protein: MQSINQKIQITFPKDIELYIKREDLLHPIISGNKFRKLKYNIHNATSLGYSTLLTFGGAFSNHILAVAGAGAEFGFKTIGVIRGEEIGNKIHENPTLSKAKEFGMQFYFVDRTSYRIKEDPVFIENLHKKFGNFYLIPEGGTNELAIKGCEEIITADDKDFFTHITCAIGTGGTFSGLINSSINKQQLIGFSSLKGAFLSEVIRNFVSKTNWNVNDEYHFGGYGKVTDELIFFLNSFYNQTNIQLDPVYTGKMVFGVLDMIKKDYFQPNSKILMIHTGGLQGIKGMNFVLKNKNKEILKYDEIFINK